One genomic window of Anguilla anguilla isolate fAngAng1 chromosome 13, fAngAng1.pri, whole genome shotgun sequence includes the following:
- the LOC118210540 gene encoding pleckstrin homology domain-containing family M member 2-like, producing MDQLKVKDRILENLSLSVKKLQSYFAACEDETPAIRNHDRVLQRLCEHLDHALLYGLQNISSGYWVLVLHFTRREAIRQIEGLQQIATNLGRSRAWLYLALSESSLESYLRLFQENQALLQKYYYENALVCSHDHLTLFLTLVSGLEFIRFDLELDAPYLDVTPYMPEYYKPQNLLDFEERLPGVDSLSLHSFTSTNLEWDDSAIAPSSEDYDFGDLFPVLQSLPSADWEEGDLTDPVPCPCSIAPESPPVIATVMGTGAAGAFTKDSGACTYADVTPTQRTSWPDCSNGDDTESTELEVIRVARRRKPGKRRRGKGVSECVERAHEEAPGGCCTGEGPVSSGGPREEGTGPVTARDEEAEEDVEGLLRLPEMTDTSSMEGVGELLSEVVNSLDRDGRGWEGEAGGGRGTKGGSSAGAGPGPLCPQQQPFRGDPEAEPPATPSPLSRPTAQDPTFLQVPPAPADFYRFTPHSPGSAVPCDEHDDPAEPGQSEALPGCHDDEGEKPVAPDSAPALVEEGEEACPEREENGHRTDEESQEVKEEEPTGPADSSHPAEIQVDNNHLLLLMLHVFRESEEQLYKVVSMSTGHMEGNLQALYVLLTDCCVYMLRRGSVEKPYTVEDSLSYSELDSISVGLDQQTVRLVCADRSRQFLLDTADVSLTVWFLDALNSAMAGGRGEPPRPPVLTDATMERLALTKFVCQEAHCQVSEVCIQLYSLVHWEDPMDVTVGSPVNGPLASSSTKEGPLFYRAGTSYLGRGHWKRCYLVLSNGILYQYPERTDVKPLLSISLGGEHCGGCRRSGSSERRNAFQVVLPKRPPLELSADSEGDVAEWMQLLCQAACRGMIPQGAGPSPCIPCCLVLTDRQLLTCHQDCQTSFFRSLGTAELRDITAVCLETDAAYCVIEFSEERAQFLPPWVLYFSGCEERDRLLGALQNAWRDVFQLTLPQKGVSDPAVQTRCREALALIRSGWQRGDGLHPGTAPREPWC from the exons ATGGATCAACTTAAAGTTAAAGACCGAATCCTGGAAAATCTTTCGTTGTCGGTGAAGAAG TTGCAGAGTTACTTTGCCGCCTGTGAAGATGAGACTCCAGCTATCAGGAACCATGACCGTGTCTTACAGCGTCTATGTGAGCACTTGGACCACGCCCTCCTCTACGG ACTGCAGAACATCTCTTCGGGCTACTGGGTCCTGGTTCTGCATTTCACACGCAGAGAAGCAATCCGGCAGATAGAGGGACTCCAGCAAATTGCCACCAACCTTGGACGCA GCCGAGCATGGCTGTACTTGGCGCTGAGCGAGAGCTCTCTGGAGAGCTACCTCCGTCTCTTTCAGGAAAACCAGGCCCTGCTGCAGAAGTACTATTATGA AAACGCCTTGGTCTGCAGCCACGATCATCTCACACTGTTCCTCACTCTGGTGTCAGGACTGGAGTTCATTCGATTTGACTTGGAGTTG GATGCCCCCTATTTGGATGTGACACCCTACATGCCGGAGTACTACAAGCCCCAGAACCTGTTGGACTTTGAAGAGCGACTGCCCGGTGTGGACAGCCTGTCGCTGCACTCTTTCACCTCCACCAATCTGGAGTGGGACGACAGTGCCATCGCCCCCTCCAGTGAGG ATTATGATTTTGGTGACCTTTTCCCCGTTTTGCAGTCACTGCCCAGTGCTGACTGGGAAG AGGGTGACCTCACTGACCCCGTCCCCTGCCCTTGCTCCATCGCCCCAGAATCCCCGCCGGTCATCGCCACGGTGATGGGGACGGGAGCAGCGGGGGCCTTCACAAAAGACTCGGGCGCATGCACGTACGCTGACGTCACTCCCACCCAGAGGACCAGCTGGCCAGACTGCTCAAATGGGGACGACACTGAAAGCACAGAGCTGGAGGTCATCCG GGTGGCCCGTCGGAGGAAGCCGGGGAAGAGGCGGCGAGGGAAGGGGGTGTCGGAGTGTGTAGAGAGGGCACATGAGGAGGCTCCAGGGGGCTGCTGCACTGGGGAGGGGCCCGTGTCCTCTGGAGGGCCCCGTGAGGAAGGGACGGGCCCGGTGACGGCCCGGGacgaggaggcggaggaggacgTGGAGGGGTTGCTCCGCCTCCCGGAGATGACTGACACCTCGTCCATGGAGGGCGTAGGAGAGCTCCTGAGCGAGGTGGTGAACAGCCTGGACAGGGACGGGCGTGGCTGGGAGGGGGAGGCCGGAGGGGGCCGCGGGACGAAGGGAGGCTCCAGTGCTGGGGCAGGGCCGGGCCCCCTGTGCCCACAGCAGCAGCCCTTTCGGGGGGACCCTGAGGCTGAGCCCCCTGCCACGccctcccccctgtcccgccCCACGGCTCAGGACCCCACCTTCCTGCAGGTCCCCCCAGCTCCTGCAGATTTCTACCGTTTCACCCCCCACAGTCCCGGCTCTGCTGTCCCGTGCGACGAACACGATGACCCCGCAGAGCCTGGCCAGTCAGAGGCCCTGCCGGGTTGCCATGACGATGAGGGAGAGAAGCCAGTGGCACcagactccgcccccgccctagtggaggagggagaggaggcgtGTCCTGAGCGGGAGGAGAACGGGCATCGCACAGACGAAGAGAGCCAGGaagtgaaggaggaggagccgaCCGGCCCGGCAGACAGCAGCCATCCTGCTGAAATCCA GGTGGACAACAAccacctgctgctgctcatGCTGCATGTGTTCAGGGAGAGCGAGGAGCAGCTCTAcaag GTGGTGAGCATGAGCACAGGCCACATGGAGGGCAACCTGCAGGCGCTCTACGTGCTGCTGACGGACTGCTGCGTTTACATGCTACGCAGAG GGTCTGTGGAGAAGCCCTACACCGTGGAGGACAGCCTGAGCTACAGCGAGCTCGACTCCATCTCC GTGGGTCTGGACCAGCAGACGGTCCGGCTGGTGTGTGCCGACAGGAGCAGGCAGTTCCTGCTGGACACTGCGGACGTGTCGCTGACCGT CTGGTTTCTGGATGCTTTGAATTCGGCCATGGCTGGAGGACGTGGGgagcccccccgcccgcccgtccTGACAGACGCGACCATGGAGAGGCTCGCCCTCACCAAGTTTGTGTGCCAGGAGGCGCACTGCCAG GTGTCTGAGGTGTGCATACAGCTGTATTCTCTGGTTCACTGGGAGGACCCCATGGATGTGACTGTGGGCTCCCCTGTGAATGGGCCCCTGGCCTCCAGCAGCACTAAGGAGGGGCCCCTGTTTTACCGTGCGGGGACCTCTTACCTGGGCAGGGGGCACTGGAAGAGGTGCTACCTTGTTCTCAG CAATGGTATACTGTATCAGTACCCAGAGAGAACAGACGTGAAACCACTTCTGTCCATTTCCTTGGG AGGGGAGCACTGCGGGGGCTGCCGGCGCTCCGGGTCCTCGGAGAGGCGGAACGCGTTCCAGGTGGTCCTGCCCAAGCGGCCGCCGCTGGAGCTGAGCGCCGACAGCGAGGGGGACGTGGCCGAGTGGATGCAGCTGCTCTGCCAGGCGGCCTGCAGGGGG ATGATCCCGCAGGGAGCTGGCCCCTCCCCATGTATCCCATGCTGCCTCGTGCTGACGGACAGGCAGTTGCTGACGTGTCACCAGGACTGCCAGACCAGCTTCTTCCGCTCCCTGGGGACGGCCGAGCTGCGTGACATCACCGCCGTGTGCCTGGAGACGGACGCAGCGTACTGCGTCATT GAGTTCAGTGAGGAGCGCGCTCAGTTCCTGCCCCCCTGGGTTCTGTACTTCAGCGGCTGTGAGGAGAGAGATCGGCTGCTCGGGGCTCTGCAGAATGCATGGAGGGACGTCTTTCAG CTGACTCTCCCGCAGAAGGGCGTGTCGGACCCCGCTGTACAGACGCGCTGCAGGGAGGCGCTGGCTCTGATCAGGAGCGGCTGGCAGCGCGGGGACGGCCTGCACCCTGGCACAGCCCCCAGAGAGCCCTGGTGCTGa
- the ddi2 gene encoding protein DDI1 homolog 2 isoform X1, translating to MWTDSWRGGRRADTEDGQTTSSPVQPCPLSPPSDKTSLLSSPSPGHTQNPALDRSQSAPASLLPHPPQGASASGSSQSHPPFRGLPGPAPPVPATPETPEPEAPPQAPPPPTAGPSPLPLPLPPPASLDLPISAPKVSMNTEDAESLAPTAMEVGAAGGGGGTGSPALPCPSPPEPPTLQTGRELQETQSTDAKNTHACVSGAQDEQEEEEEGRGVEMDAACGERPCSAPRDPKLEPGLGLHGGDLASQPRRDSGPSSHLAMDTPLEAQATPPVERDQPEGEQQPNFDTIPSLAAALKELHQLLVANKHMLSQERSPTPSPSPSPACREDADGVDDGPAARSQPAALDCARAPAAAAETGAAGLESAPVPLPARPAGSRSSSSYAGSPGGGEAEAMDGEKACGDSEAGGEQMEDVERRAGSEPEVSAPPQQDLELREPPEGQLGRGVADGRAVGPNAPDPLPSPMEVAPPNAPPATADPPRAAPAMPDEDPRVPPNVSRPLPPSSSSAAPPPRAPSDRFPAAHIQKIQAAGFSASEAAEALEQVQGHVELALLMLLARKITVPS from the exons ATGTGGACAGACAGCTGGAGAGGGGGCCGCCGAGCAG ATACTGAAGATGGACAAACTACCTCATCACCAGTCCAACCGTGCCCTCTATCCCCCCCTTCTGACAAAAcctccctcctgtcctccccttCCCCCGGCCACACCCAGAACCCCGCCCTGGACAGGTCTCAGTCTGCCCCCGCCTCTCTGCTCCCCCACCCGCCACAGGGGGCGTCTGCTTCAGGGTCCAGCCAAAGCCATCCTCCCTTCCGCGGTCTCCCCGGACCTGCACCACCGGTCCCAGCGACCCCGGAGACCCCAGAAccagaggccccgccccaggcccctcctcctcccacagcaggcccctcccccctccccctacccctgccccctcccgcCTCCCTGGACCTCCCCATATCCGCTCCAAAGGTTTCTATGAATACGGAAGACGCCGAAAGTCTGGCTCCCACAGCCATGGAAGtgggggcggcgggcggggggggaggaacGGGTTCTCCCGCGCTCCCGTGTCCCTCCCCCCCTGAGCCCCCCACGCTGCAGACGGGGCGGGAGCTGCAGGAGACGCAGTCGACCGATGCCAAAAACACTCACGCGTGCGTTTCGGGAGCGCAGgacgagcaggaggaggaggaggaggggcgcgGGGTGGAGATGGACGCCGCTTGCGGTGAGCGCCCCTGCTCGGCTCCCCGCGACCCTAAACTGGAACCCGGCCTCGGTCTCCACGGGGGGGACCTCGCTTCCCAGCCCCGCCGCGATTCCGGCCCCTCCTCCCACCTGGCCATGGACACGCCCCTCGAGGCCCAGGCCACTCCCCCAGTGGAGAGAGACCAGCCCGAAGGGGAGCAGCAGCCAAACTTTGACACCATCCCCTCCCTGGCCGCCGCCCTGAAGGAGCTGCACCAGCTGCTGGTGGCTAACAAACACATGCTGTCCCAGGAAAggagccccaccccctccccgtccccctcccccgcctgcCGGGAAGACGCCGACGGGGTGGACGACGGTCCCGCCGCGCGGTCTCAACCCGCTGCGCTGGACTGCGCCCGGGCGCCAGCCGCCGCTGCCGAAACGGGCGCTGCCGGACTCGAGAGCGCCCCCGTGCCTCTCCCGGCCCGTCCGGCCGGCTCCCGGTCCTCCTCCAGCTACGCGGGGAgcccagggggaggggaggcggaggCCATGGACGGGGAGAAGGCGTGTGGGGACAGCGAGGCGGGCGGAGAGCAGATGGAGGACGTGGAGCGGAGGGCTGGGTCGGAGCCGGAGGTGAGCGCCCCACCTCAGCAGGACCTGGAGCTCCGGGAGCCCCCCGAGGGCCAGCTGGGGCGGGGCGTGGCGGATGGGCGAGCCGTCGGCCCCAACGCCCCCGACCCCCTGCCCTCTCCGATGGAGGTGGCTCCCCCAAACGCCCCGCCGGCGACCGCGGACCCCCCCCGCGCCGCCCCGGCAATGCCTGACGAAGACCCCCGCGTACCGCCGAACGTCTCccgccctcttcctccctcctcctcctcggcggCCCCTCCCCCGCGCGCTCCGAGCGATCGCTTCCCCGCGGCGCACATCCAGAAGATCCAGGCGGCCGGTTTCTCTGCCTCAGAGGCGGCCGAGGCTCTGGAGCAGGTCCAGGGCCACGTAGAACTGGCGCTCCTCATGCTGCTGGCCCGCAAGATCACTGTGCCCTCCTAG
- the ddi2 gene encoding protein DDI1 homolog 2 isoform X2 has translation MLVTVFCAPRDRPEITFSLDVSPELEVRDFVALCELESGIPAAEIQISYAEQPLQDPTRALGTYGLKDGDVVVLRQAERRPPPPQPSFPGLPRIDFSSIAVPGTSSGRRPPSQQQRQSQNTQERQQQQQQPQQPEQAPVPPPPPSLTGSASSPQGLDDPALLREMLLANPHELSLLKERNPPLAEALLSGDLERFTKVLLEQQQERARREQERIRLLTADPFDLEAQAKIEEDIRQHNIEENMTIAMEEAPESFGQVVMLYINCKVNGHPVKAFVDSGAQMTIMSQACAERCNIMRLVDRRWAGIAKGVGTQKIIGRVHLAQVQIEGDFLPCSFSILEDQPMDMLLGLDMLKRHQCSIDLKKSVLLIGTTGSETRFLPEAELPECARLAYGADSREDTQPEEIADRELAEALQRSVQESEQQ, from the exons ATGCTGGTGACCGTATTCTGCGCTCCGAGGGACCGCCCGGAAATAACATTTTCCTTGGACGTGTCACCTGAGCTCGAAGTGAGGGACTTTGTGGCTCTGTGTGAATTAGAATCTGGAATACCGGCTGCGGAAATACAG ATATCCTACGCAGAGCAGCCCTTGCAGGACCCCACCCGTGCCCTTGGGACGTACGGGCTGAAGGACGGGGACGTGGTGGTGCTCCGGCAGGCAGAACgacggccgccgccgccccagCCCTCTTTCCCAG gcctCCCCCGCATAGACTTCAGCTCCATCGCAGTCCCGGGCACCTCCTCGGGGCGTCGGCCCCCCTCGCAACAGCAGAGACAAAGCCAAAATACGCAagagcggcagcagcagcagcagcagccacagcagccGGAGCAAGCTCCtgtccctcccccgcccccttctcttacaggctccgcctcctctccGCAGGGATTGGATGACCCCGCTCTGCTCCGAGAGATGCTGCTGGCTAATCCACACGAACTGTCGCTACTGAAGGAGAGGAATCCCCCATTGGCTGAAGCCCTGCTGAGCGGAGACTTGG AGCGCTTCACCAAAGTGctgctggagcagcagcaggaacgAGCgcgcagagagcaggagaggatcCGGCTGCTCACTGCTGATCCCTTCGACCTGGAGGCCCAGGCCAAGATAGAGGAGGAcatcag GCAGCACAACATCGAGGAGAACATGACCATCGCCATGGAGGAGGCCCCCGAGAGCTTCGGCCAGGTGGTCATGCTCTACATCAACTGCAAGGTCAACGGCCACCCCGTCAAAGCCTTCGTCGACTCAG gggCCCAGATGACGATCATGAGCCAGGCGTGTGCGGAGCGATGCAACATCATGCGTCTGGTGGATCGGCGCTGGGCGGGCATCGCCAAGGGCGTGGGCACCCAGAAAATCATCGGCAGGGTGCATCTAG CCCAGGTCCAGATTGAGGGGGACTTCCTGCCCTGCTCCTTCTCCATCCTAGAGGACCAGCCCATGGACATGCTGCTGGGGCTGGACATGCTGAAGAGACACCag TGTTCCATCGACCTGAAGAAGAGCGTGCTCCTCATCGGCACCACGGGCTCGGAGACGCGCTTCCTGCCGGAGGCGGAGCTTCCCGAGTGCGCCCGGCTGGCCTACGGGGCGGACAGCCGCGAGGACACGCAGCCCGAGGAGATCGCCGACCGCGAGCTGGCCGAGGCGCTGCAGAGATCCGTGCAGGAGAGCG agcagcagtga